A region of the Stieleria neptunia genome:
TCGGTGCGTCGCGTATCCGGCAATCGTGATGGGCGTCTCGAATTGCCACCCCTTTGCCAACGTCAACTGGTCCTCGGGGCCGACGTCGATGTGTAGCGAGTTGTTGGCATCAGTCATCGCGATCACCGCCGGCGCATCCAAGTCGAGTGCTTGGCTGGCCGGATCGGTCAAATCGAGTCTTTCGATATTCCGCAACACCACGCCGCCTGAAATCTCCGGTGGAAGCAAACCTCCGGCAGTCAGCGCGATCGTGTCATAGCCGTCTCCGCCATCGACTTGACCGCCCGTCGTTGCCGACAATGCGATTTGATCATCGCCGCCGGAGGACCGGATCGAGACCAGCGTCTGGTCCGGCAATGGTTCGACGATAATCGATTCGCCGCGGTCGCCGGTCTCCAACGTGGCCCCCTGGGGATCGCCGACGGCGGTGCTGCGCAGCGTTTCTCCACTGATCTCGTCGATCAGAACGATTCGATCGCCTTCCTGGCGGATCCGAAGGTCGCTAAGGATTGAGTCGATATGGACGACACCGATGATTCGGCGACTCGCCGCGGCATAGATCGGGTCACTTTGTGCTGGATCGACGTTCACGTAAACCGAACCGATCTGATTCCGGTCGACGTCAAAATCCAGCGGCGTGCTGACCACCACGACCTGGGGCTGATCCCAATTGTCAGGCGTGAAGGTCAACACCGATGGGGTGAAAACGACCTCGGGAACTTCCTCTCCGTCGATCGAAAGTTGCACCGGGGAAAGTGGGCGTGTTGCGAGCGCCAGCGAGAACGGGTCATCCAATCCGAATTCGTTGACGATCGTCGAATCATCGGTCTGCTCCAGCCAAATCGAAGCCACATCGTCGTCGATGACCTCAACGTCTAGCGTTCGCGGTTCGAGTTGATCAAACGCGACTCCGGATGCCACCGTCGCGGTCAGCGTCAGCTGTGAGACCGCTTCGGACGTCAGGTCGTCGATGGCGGTGGCTTCAACATCTTGTGGAATCGACCAGTTGTCGGGCGTAAAGGTCAACTCTGTCGGTGAGACGACCAACTGTGACGGGTCGCTCGACGCGATCGAAACGGTGACGTCGCTGATCGGCCGGACCGACAGCGCTAGCGAGGACACGCCCGGTGCGGCGCCTTCAACGACTCGCAAATTCGAGGTCAGAAAATCGAAACCGGCGACCTCGTCATCGAGTACCGAAATCGTCACCACTTCATCGGGATGCCCGGCACCGGCAAACGTCACATCGATCTCTCGCGTGCCATCGACGACTTGGTTGTCCGTCGCGGCGATTTCAAAGGAGACTGTGGGGCGGCCGGGAAGGAAGGTGACCGAGGGAGGCAGTTGGAGCGAGTCGGCGACCGAAGGTGTGATCGAAACGGTCACGCCTGGGAGTGTGTTGCGGGTCAATCTGGCGATGCGCCGGCGGCTACCCTCGACGACATCGGTCGAATCGATCAACAGTCGCAACTCCGGCGTGTCATTGTCTTGGATCGTCTCGGTCAGCGTGTCCGCAATGTAGCCCGTCGATGCCACGGTGATGCCAACCTGTTGATCACCGGCGACCGTCGGATTGTCGACGACTTCCGCGGTAAAGGTGACTTCCGTTTGCGTGGCGCCGAAGCGTACACTTGCCGGCAGCCTGAGGCTGTCAAATGCACCGCCGGTGATTTCCACCACCGCTTCGCCTTCCGCGGCGGGACGCGTGATCCGATACGTGGCCGTGCCACTCGATTCGGTCAACGGATCCCCGAGACGGGTGAGCGTCAATTGCTCGTGATCGGTAATCGTCAACTCCGTTTGGCTGAGCTGGTAACCCGTTGCCGATGCAACCACCGAGACGACTTGGTCGCCTTCCAATTGATCGTTATCGATTGCGGCGGCAAAGAACGGTCGCGAAAGATGGCTTCCGTCATCGAATTGCACGGCACCTGGCACGGCCAGTCTGCCGGGGTCGGTCGACGTCAGGGTTGCCACCATGTTGCCACGCGGGTCAGACCGACGCACTTGCATCTGGATGGTGCCGCCATTTTCCGCAATGGTGTTTGATGCGGTCACCAAGGTCAACTCTTCGAAATCGGTCACATTGACGGTATCCGTTGCCGAGATGTAACCGGGACCGGATGCGGTGACGGTTCCGACACGAACGGCATCGAGCGAGGAATTGTCGTTGGCGGTGATCAAAAAGGGATCCGACGTTGCCGCACCGTCGGCAAACGTGATTGTCGCCGGAACACTCAACAATCCGGCCGGGGTGCTCCCCATCGTTGCCGTCAGCGGTTGGCTGGTATCGGTACGTGTCAGCCGCGCCGTCGTCGTGCCGCCGTTTTCGCCAATGGAGTCTTCGTCAATGATCAACGTCAGCGGCTCGTAGTCGAGCACGTCGAGGGTGGTCGTCGCGTCAAGCATCCCGACGCTGAACGTGGTGATCGTGACGTTTTGCGTCCCATCAAGAATCTGGTTGTCGCGACCGGTCAGCGTCACCGTCGCTTGCGTTTGCCCGGCGGGAATCGTGATGCGGTTGGAGGAAAGCAACAGTTGGTCAGAGCGTGAGAGCGTCAGGTCCACCACCGCATCTTGGCTGGCATCCAGACGTGTCAGCGTCAGCGTGACCGTATCGGAATTCTCAAACACCGTGCGGGAACTCAATCGCAGGCCAAAGGTCTCATAATCGGTGACTTCGACAAACGCGACGTCACTTTGAAAGTTGCTGGCCGTGGCCGTCACGCCAACGAATTGACTGCCGTCGAGCAGGGCGTCGTCGACGCCGAACACGGGAACCGTGACCGTGTCGAAGCCCGCCGGGATGGTCACAAAGGACGAGCCGAGTCGCAATTCGGTCGCATCCGACACGGACAGTGAAACGACGATCGGCGTCGATAAATCGGCGTTGCGACGGATGATCGTGGCGATCGCCTGGCCTCCGTTTTCGCTGATCGATCCCGGATCGATTTCGATGTCCAACACTTGACGCGAGACCGAGAACGCGGCCCGATAGTCTCCGCCCGCGATGCCGTTCCCCGATGGCTTGCTGTCCCACAGAAACAGACTGTCATTTCCCGCGATCACATTGCTGAGAAACTCGCCATCGAGCAGATCGCCGGTGGAATTGGTGATCCCACCGGCCTCGCCGTTGACCTCCAACAAGTAAAACCCGGCGCGCAACGGCTGGCCGAATTCCAAGGTTGCCACGTTCCGTGACGGATCCCAACCGATCAACCCATCGGCGTCCGGTACCACCACATCATTGCCGTCGAAGAACGTCGCATCATCGCTTTGCAGCAACGTAAAGTTATCGGCGGTCAACGTGCCGAGGTCGAGATTCCCAGAAAAGGTGACGTCGAGCGACTCGATGGAATCGTCAAAGACGTGAGTCCCCGGAGTGATCGAGACGTCGGTGACTGAAGGCCCGTGAATGAATCCGCCGACGTCGACGCGGCGATCGGGGCGGATCCAATCGAAATGCATTTCGTTTCCGCCCGCGGTCTCCTGGTATTGGATCCGAATCGGGTACGTTCCGGCAATCAATCCGGGAGTCAATTCGCCGGACAAGAGCGGTTGGTTGCTGCCCCAGCCGTTGTCGAACAACTCGTCGGTATCAAATGATCCGCTGCGATCCAAATCGATCCAAAAGCGGCTGCTGTCGTCGCTCCGTGTCAACAGTTGCACCCCGTCTTCGGGCACGACGACATAGCCGTCCCATTGGACGGAGAAATTGTCCCAATTGTCGTCGTCGACACCGCCGGTGATTCCGACCGTGGAGCGAACGCCAAATTCGGAACGCGTAAACGAGACCTTGGGATCGACGCGGGTTCCCGATATCGTCTGCGTCACTCTCCAATCGAGCTCGTCGACGGTGCGGAGGCTGGTGTTGATGTAGCTGCCGGTCAATCCGGGGTTGCTGAGTGCCGCGTCGGTGAACAAGTTCGATTCGGCAACACTACCGGAGACCGTGACCGATTCGAACAAACGCACGTCGTGTCCGGCGACGTCCACCAAGTCGGCTTCGATGCGATAGCGTCCCGAGTCGACCACGCCACGCGAGTAAAGGTTCAACGTCGAATTAAACGTCGTGTTGATCGCCTCGTAGGTCGCGTCCAGTTCAGTCAACGTGTCATCGTCGCTGTCGAATAATCCGTCGGGACCGGTACCGCGCAGCGTGTAGGTCGCCGAATGAACGCTGGGCATGCTCAATTGATCATTCATCCGCACGACGAAGCGACTGGCGTTGTAGGGATCGCGAATGTACGAGACGCTTTGCACCCGCGCCGGCGTGGTGTCGGTTCCGCTGATCGTCAACCGCGTGACAAAATCTTCGGCCGGCGTCGTCGCGCTGCCGCTACGATCGGGGAATGAATAGTCGGCTTGCACGAATCCGTTGAGTGGGTTGCCGGCCAGGTCGGTGATGCCGCCGCTGCCGCTGACCAAACGGATCGTGTAGTCGCCCGGCGTCAATGGTGAGTCCGCCGTCCAGACGACGGTCGAATCGAGCGGATTGGCGACGGCCGTCCCCGCGATCACGCCGCCCGATGAATCGGTGACCACGATGTTTTCCGGTGTCAGAGTCGATTCGTCGAGGACGCCGTCAAAATAGAACGTGATTTGGCCGGTGCTGTTGACGACGTCGCCGTTGTCGGGATGCATCGCGATCACCGTTGGTCCGACCGAATCGATGGCACGACCCGGCGTGACTTTCAATCGATAGTTGCCCGCCGAACTCAGCTTGCCTTCGATGCGAACGGTGATCGTGTCCTCGCTGGCAAAGGTCCAATCCAGAAACGGATCGACGCTCTTGATTCCGCTGTTCCCATCGGTCGCATCATCGCTGGTCGCAATCAGGGAGCCATCGGAAGCATGAATCGAAAGCACACTGTCGAGCGGGTATTGGAATTCTGCGGAATCGACATCGAACGTGAATCGTTGGCCGGCGGCGACATCGACGGTGTATTGGTCCACATCGCGGTCGGTGTCGATCATCCCAAACACGACCACGCGATCGTTCTTGGTCGCTTCGTCGGGTTCATCGACCACCGACAAGGTCCCTCCCCAGTAGTTCGTGATCGCCAGTTCGTTGTCGCCGTCGCCGTCGAGATCCGCGACCGCTCCGACCGCTTCGCCGTTTCCGGTTTCAATGGAGATCGGACGCGTGAACGTTCCGTCGGGGCTGCCCAACTGGATTTTCAGCGTGTTGCCAAACCCGCCGACGATCAGGTCTTCGAATCCGTCCTGGTCGACGTCCTCGGAAGAGATGAAGTGCGTTGTGATCCGCGTGTCGTGAAACGCGTCTTGGACAGGTAACCCCGACGCATCGGAGAGGAATACACGGACGGCTCGGTCCTGTCGATAGACCACGGCCAAGTCGTCGCGACCGTCGTTGTTGAAGTCATCCGACGTCACGCTTTCGGGGCCATCACCGGTTGCGAACACGACGGGACGGTTGAATCCGTTGGCTCCGTCTCCGTACCACAGCGTCAGATCATCGCTGGTGAAGTTGGTGGTGACCAAGTCTTGGTTGCCATCGCCGTCAAAGTCGCCGGAGGAAACACCGTGGGGGGCCGTTCCCGCGGACAATTGTTGCAGAAAACTGAACCGTCCGTCTCCGTCACCGGTGTAAACGCGGATCGAGTTGTCGTTGCGGACCGTGGTGGCAAAATCGAGGATGCCGTCGTCGTTCAGATCCGAAACGTGCAGGCCGTTGGGATTGCCGAACAGGGGATAGTTGAACGCGGGGGCGAACGTTCCGTCCCCGTTGCTGATCAGGACGGAGACTTGTTGGGCGCCGTTGACGATCATCGCAATGTCGTCGTCGCCGTCGTTGTCGAAGTCACCGACTTCCAACACGTCGGTCCACCAGCCCAGGTTTCCGCCGGCGGCGATGGTCAAGGGAGTCCCGAGGGTGCCGTCGGCGGCGGCGATGAAGATTTGCAAGCTGTCATCGGTGTCACTGGACATGGCGATGTCGTCTCGACCGTCATTGTTGAAGTCACCGCTGACCACATCGGTCGGCCGATCGCCGACATCGTGGACGGCGGTCGGCGTGTAATCGATCGACATTTCACGCAAGTAGCTATCCAAGGGAACCGGCCCGGCAGTTTCAGTTTGTTCGGGCACGTAGACTTGGGCGCCCGGCTGGAGAATGAAATCCAGGTAATCGCGGACGTCATAGACTTGATTGCCGGGACGCCGGGAATCGGTTCCTTGAAACGCGTAGGTTCCACCGACCGGCAAATACTCACTCGTCCCGACGTAGGACATGAATGCCTGGACGTCACGGGCGTGGGGCAGCCCGGTCGCGTGACCGAATTCATGGTTCACCGTCGTGGTGGTCAACCGCCGCAAGACCGTTGCCGAGGTTTCCCGCGCGCTGTTGACGGTATTGCCATTGCTGCTGCGGACACCGCGGTAGCCGCCGCCGAAGCCGCCCGCTCCGATGTCGCCGAAATCACCGATCCCCGAGGCCACGCGTTCTTTCCCCGGCGCAGGTTTGTCTCGTGTCGCTTCGGCATCGTAGACGCCGTAGCGAGAATCAAAGGTTCCCAGGTAGTAGTCGATCGCTTCGGGAACGGCATAGGGGGCGACGCGATTAAAACCCAGATACGGATCGGTGCTGTCGAAATCCATGAAGTGAACGGCGTTGTCGCGCTGCAACGAAAAATCCGTGATCGTCACGTACTCGATCGCATAGGCTCCCGTGCCGATCGGGCTGTCGGCCAGGACTTCCAAAAAGTAGCTGCCCGGCACCAGGGCGTCGTCGACCTCCGTCGAGATCCGGCCGTTGGGCGAATGGATCAACTGTTGACCGAAGGCGTTGTAGATCCGCATCTCTTTGCCGCTTTCGACAATCTGTTCGCTTCCGCTGAATTGCAGATCGAACCTCAGAAATTCGATGT
Encoded here:
- a CDS encoding FG-GAP-like repeat-containing protein, which codes for MRRKLQAETLEKRQLLAAEIEPNDVPVSATALPRGDVLEGAISSTRDVDFFRVDLNRGDRFAINTFNVNAPRFSPTLPPGLQIQDSSGRTLVTSDDGDTARLVAPATGQYFIRVGSENVFGTFVGPYGMQSSYTAAPGNIESEPNDTLAAADGLNGLLGQKVIGRLADVSEQDVYSLDASAGQTLVVSFAGLQTTSPAVEVLDSFGNVIGENQSGTGIVLQIQDDQQLFVALSGANSSGDVSGDYAMVVDLVDNAQAFPDLGDSFETAGQLDTTTYRGNLVGILDDQSDRDLFQFEIDDIEFLRFDLQFSGSEQIVESGKEMRIYNAFGQQLIHSPNGRISTEVDDALVPGSYFLEVLADSPIGTGAYAIEYVTITDFSLQRDNAVHFMDFDSTDPYLGFNRVAPYAVPEAIDYYLGTFDSRYGVYDAEATRDKPAPGKERVASGIGDFGDIGAGGFGGGYRGVRSSNGNTVNSARETSATVLRRLTTTTVNHEFGHATGLPHARDVQAFMSYVGTSEYLPVGGTYAFQGTDSRRPGNQVYDVRDYLDFILQPGAQVYVPEQTETAGPVPLDSYLREMSIDYTPTAVHDVGDRPTDVVSGDFNNDGRDDIAMSSDTDDSLQIFIAAADGTLGTPLTIAAGGNLGWWTDVLEVGDFDNDGDDDIAMIVNGAQQVSVLISNGDGTFAPAFNYPLFGNPNGLHVSDLNDDGILDFATTVRNDNSIRVYTGDGDGRFSFLQQLSAGTAPHGVSSGDFDGDGNQDLVTTNFTSDDLTLWYGDGANGFNRPVVFATGDGPESVTSDDFNNDGRDDLAVVYRQDRAVRVFLSDASGLPVQDAFHDTRITTHFISSEDVDQDGFEDLIVGGFGNTLKIQLGSPDGTFTRPISIETGNGEAVGAVADLDGDGDNELAITNYWGGTLSVVDEPDEATKNDRVVVFGMIDTDRDVDQYTVDVAAGQRFTFDVDSAEFQYPLDSVLSIHASDGSLIATSDDATDGNSGIKSVDPFLDWTFASEDTITVRIEGKLSSAGNYRLKVTPGRAIDSVGPTVIAMHPDNGDVVNSTGQITFYFDGVLDESTLTPENIVVTDSSGGVIAGTAVANPLDSTVVWTADSPLTPGDYTIRLVSGSGGITDLAGNPLNGFVQADYSFPDRSGSATTPAEDFVTRLTISGTDTTPARVQSVSYIRDPYNASRFVVRMNDQLSMPSVHSATYTLRGTGPDGLFDSDDDTLTELDATYEAINTTFNSTLNLYSRGVVDSGRYRIEADLVDVAGHDVRLFESVTVSGSVAESNLFTDAALSNPGLTGSYINTSLRTVDELDWRVTQTISGTRVDPKVSFTRSEFGVRSTVGITGGVDDDNWDNFSVQWDGYVVVPEDGVQLLTRSDDSSRFWIDLDRSGSFDTDELFDNGWGSNQPLLSGELTPGLIAGTYPIRIQYQETAGGNEMHFDWIRPDRRVDVGGFIHGPSVTDVSITPGTHVFDDSIESLDVTFSGNLDLGTLTADNFTLLQSDDATFFDGNDVVVPDADGLIGWDPSRNVATLEFGQPLRAGFYLLEVNGEAGGITNSTGDLLDGEFLSNVIAGNDSLFLWDSKPSGNGIAGGDYRAAFSVSRQVLDIEIDPGSISENGGQAIATIIRRNADLSTPIVVSLSVSDATELRLGSSFVTIPAGFDTVTVPVFGVDDALLDGSQFVGVTATASNFQSDVAFVEVTDYETFGLRLSSRTVFENSDTVTLTLTRLDASQDAVVDLTLSRSDQLLLSSNRITIPAGQTQATVTLTGRDNQILDGTQNVTITTFSVGMLDATTTLDVLDYEPLTLIIDEDSIGENGGTTTARLTRTDTSQPLTATMGSTPAGLLSVPATITFADGAATSDPFLITANDNSSLDAVRVGTVTASGPGYISATDTVNVTDFEELTLVTASNTIAENGGTIQMQVRRSDPRGNMVATLTSTDPGRLAVPGAVQFDDGSHLSRPFFAAAIDNDQLEGDQVVSVVASATGYQLSQTELTITDHEQLTLTRLGDPLTESSGTATYRITRPAAEGEAVVEITGGAFDSLRLPASVRFGATQTEVTFTAEVVDNPTVAGDQQVGITVASTGYIADTLTETIQDNDTPELRLLIDSTDVVEGSRRRIARLTRNTLPGVTVSITPSVADSLQLPPSVTFLPGRPTVSFEIAATDNQVVDGTREIDVTFAGAGHPDEVVTISVLDDEVAGFDFLTSNLRVVEGAAPGVSSLALSVRPISDVTVSIASSDPSQLVVSPTELTFTPDNWSIPQDVEATAIDDLTSEAVSQLTLTATVASGVAFDQLEPRTLDVEVIDDDVASIWLEQTDDSTIVNEFGLDDPFSLALATRPLSPVQLSIDGEEVPEVVFTPSVLTFTPDNWDQPQVVVVSTPLDFDVDRNQIGSVYVNVDPAQSDPIYAAASRRIIGVVHIDSILSDLRIRQEGDRIVLIDEISGETLRSTAVGDPQGATLETGDRGESIIVEPLPDQTLVSIRSSGGDDQIALSATTGGQVDGGDGYDTIALTAGGLLPPEISGGVVLRNIERLDLTDPASQALDLDAPAVIAMTDANNSLHIDVGPEDQLTLAKGWQFETPITIAGYATHRLVKDNATVHVSSESIWQNPFNRFDVNRNGEVSLIDALITINRLAVDDLNELPLLPTMNAYQFYDVNGDGLVTSRDALAIINSVAVQGEGEGESPRLTSMQPESSAAPLTEPIGGEPPAALSMVMAEHASASELSPTDTAPWANWAPGHVDQAISALTDSIRADDDDDDDETDPAELKWLDLWLTPLG